In Oryza glaberrima chromosome 8, OglaRS2, whole genome shotgun sequence, the following are encoded in one genomic region:
- the LOC127781084 gene encoding uncharacterized protein LOC127781084 — MNTIPLPLRLLVAVSLTVAGVAGDDEKTCPGAPTMTVESACRNVSGTQAMYDTCRDALAGVADPLSDHDVTIYALAAAHGAAASAEATMGAAIDEVRNNRSLPGDERDAYMECAVDYSTALHAMGSVVDKLDGCSFDGLAGDYLNGLIDVENCRDRVLKLPASPLYAMVLVDRNKAGMALFLGKLLGI, encoded by the coding sequence ATGAACACTATTCCCCTTCCTCTCAGGCTACTCGTCGCCGTCTccctcaccgtcgccggcgtcgccggagacgacgagaAGACGTGCCCCGGCGCGCCGACGATGACGGTGGAGTCGGCGTGCCGCAACGTGAGCGGCACGCAGGCGATGTACGACACGTGCAGGgacgcgctcgccggcgtggcGGACCCGTTGAGCGACCACGACGTGACCATCTacgcgctcgcggcggcgcacggcgcggcggcgtcggcggaggccACCATGGGCGCCGCCATCGACGAGGTCAGGAACAACAGGTCGCTCCCCGGCGACGAGAGGGACGCGTACATGGAGTGCGCGGTGGACTACTCGACGGCGCTGCACGCCATGGGCAGCGTCGTGGACAAGCTCGACGGCTGCAGCTtcgacggcctcgccggcgactaCTTGAACGGGCTCATCGACGTCGAGAACTGCAGGGACCGCGTGCTCAAGCTGCCGGCGTCGCCGCTGTACGCCATGGTGCTCGTCGACCGGAACAAGGCCGGGATGGCTCTCTTCCTGGGGAAACTCTTGGGGATATGA